A region of Tigriopus californicus strain San Diego chromosome 7, Tcal_SD_v2.1, whole genome shotgun sequence DNA encodes the following proteins:
- the LOC131882985 gene encoding uncharacterized protein LOC131882985 isoform X2 has product MASRTLILVLAWTTSVLGAEWSYKGKHGPGHWGGVCNTGKSQSPIDFAEPEFVELEPFAFTHYEREPLAVTLSNNGHSAKIEYSLNEAREPIISGGGLPGIKFGFAQAHFHWGGGSERGSEHTIMGRSYPLELHLVHYNKKYESLMDALPHWDGLAVLGVMFRVSDQPNPDIEDILEAASIIKTPGTSKSVPKISPLDIYLPNNTVDFFRYNGSLTTPPCSESVTWTVFTEPLNISEQQLDQFRYLKDAEGFSMKDNFRPVQPINERRLLTTKVNYRGQDVAPKVLERARYDVYHEEPEEVDHFFLLIMSIIIFFMQCGFAFMEAGAVRSKNTVNILIKNWLDMCIGALVYWAVGFALTFGESRPGLARFMGTSYFFFFDMPAYKLSKWFFQFVFAATAATLVSGSLAERCNFYAYIVYSIMITGFIYPMIAHWTWHREGWLRIHGYHDFAGSGVVHLTGAVCALVGCILMGPRIGRFDKDGKPVPMPGHSVPLAALGGLILVFGFFACNGTKQGSISHPGDGVAIATSIVNTALGTSAAGLCTLIFCKTGIVPGTGHTYSFLLTMNGSLTGTVALCAGCNVYQSWAAVVVGASCGPLFLYSRYFLLSMTIDDPLDAIPVHGIGGLWGVIAVHIFKADGLIMTGSSEAAIGLGWNLIGLATIIVWTGVMCFVMFYILKKNQMLRVETEHEFKGMDLLKHGESAYPADAWVEAQYMKDGGVEEMFLVSLTSVPNGNDDAVEPVTKDNSRDGLPPNMKFSRAASYNNPHEMFPSASKLFSGMNSVAGNVTIQKNSPKNPRSISVSGANPLSTLGEEGTAEEKASLK; this is encoded by the exons ATGGCTTCCCGGACCTTGATCCTTGTTTTGGCATGGACCACCTCCGTTTTAGGGGCCGAGTGGTCTTACAAAGGGAAACATGGGCCCGGTCACTGGGGAGGGGTTTGCAACACGGGCAAATCCCAATCCCCCATCGACTTTGCTGAGCCAGAGTTCGTGGAACTGGAACCGTTTGCGTTCACCCATTATGAACGAGAGCCTTTGGCTGTGACTCTCTCCAACAACGGGCATTCGGCCAAGATTGAGTATTCTTTAAATGAGGCTCGAGAACCCATCATCAGTGGGGGAGGTCTCCCGGGAATCAAGTTTGGATTTGCTCAAGCCCATTTCCATTGGGGTGGAGGATCAGAACGGGGTTCTGAGCACACTATCATGGGACGATCGTATCCATTGGAACTCCATTTGGTTCACTATAACAAAAA GTATGAAAGTTTAATGGATGCTTTGCCCCATTGGGACGGTTTGGCCGTCCTTGGCGTTATGTTTAGAGTGTCTGACCAGCCCAACCCTGACATTGAAGACATTCTAGAGGCGGCATCCATCATCAAGACCCCTGGCACCTCTAAAAGTGTGCCCAAGATCTCTCCTTTGGATATCTATTTGCCAAATAACACGGTCGATTTTTTCCGCTACAACGGCTCGTTGACCACTCCACCTTGCTCAGAATCGGTCACCTGGACCGTGTTCACAGAGCCTTTGAACATTTCGGAGCAACAATTGGATCAGTTCCGATACTTGAAGGACGCTGAAGGCTTCTCGATGAAGGACAACTTCAGGCCCGTACAGCCCATCAACGAGAGGCGCCTTCTCACGACCAAGGTGAACTATCGAGGACAAGATGTGGCCCCCAAGGTCCTGGAACGAGCCCGTTACGATGTGTACCATGAGGAACCCGAAGAAGTGGATCACTTCTTCCTGCTCATTATgagcatcatcatcttctttatGCAATGTGGATTCGCTTTCATGGAAGCGGGAGCTGTCCG ATCTAAAAATACGGTGAATATTCTTATTAAGAATTGGCTGGACATGTGTATCGGAGCTCTGGTCTATTGGGCCGTTGGTTTTGCCCTGACGTTCGGAGAATCTCGACCCGGATTGGCCAGATTCATGGGCACCTcctattttttcttcttcgatATGCCAG CGTACAAGTTGTCCAAGTGGTTCTTCCAATTCGTGTTTGCCGCCACTGCCGCCACTTTGGTCTCCGGATCATTGGCCGAACGATGCAACTTCTATGCCTACATCGTGTACAGCATTATGATCACCGGGTTCATCTATCCTATGATCGCCCATTGGACCTGGCATCGGGAAGGGTGGCTGCGGATTCATGGATATCATGATTTCGCCGGTAGTGGAGTAGTCCATTTGACGGGAG CCGTCTGCGCGTTAGTTGGATGCATTCTAATGGGACCGAGAATTGGTCGATTCGACAAGGATGGCAAACCCGTTCCAATGCCTGGCCATTCCGTTCCCCTGGCAGCTTTAGGTGGGCTCATTCTGGTGTTTGGATTTTTCGCTTGCAATGGCACAAAACAG GGAAGTATTTCTCATCCTGGGGATGGAGTGGCCATTGCCACATCGATCGTGAACACCGCCCTGGGAACTTCAGCAGCTGGCCTCTGCACTCTCATTTTCTGTAAAACTGGAATCGTACCCGGAACTGGACACACCTACAGCTTCCTCCTCACCATGAACGGATCACTCACAG GAACCGTGGCCTTGTGTGCCGGTTGCAACGTCTACCAGTCCTGGGCTGCAGTGGTGGTGGGCGCCAGTTGTGGTCCGCTCTTTCTGTATTCCCGGTATTTCCTTCTCAGCATGACCATAGACGATCCTCTGGACGCCATCCCTGTCCACGGCATTGGCGGTCTTTGGGGGGTCATTGCCGTCCACATCTTTAAGGCTGACGGCCTCATCATGACCGGATCCAGTGAGGCAGCCATTGGATTGGGATGGAACCTTATAGGTCTGGCCACCATCATCGTTTGGACCGGTGTGATGTGCTTTGTGATGTTCTacatcttgaagaagaacCAAATGCTCCGGGTTGAAACCGAGCACGAGTTCAAGG GTATGGACTTACTAAAACACGGAGAATCAGCTTATCCTGCTGATGCTTGGGTAGAAGCCCAATATATGAAGGATGGAGGAGTCGAG GAAATGTTTCTAGTGAGTCTT ACCTCAGTGCCCAATGGGAACGACGATGCCGTCGAGCCAGTAACCAAGGACAACAGTCGCGATGGTTTGCCACCCAATATGAAATTTTCGCGTGCTGCCTCGTACAACAACCCCCATGAGATGTTCCCTTCGGCATCAAAGCTGTTTTCGGGCATGAACAGTGTTGCCGGAAACGTCACCATTCAGAAGAATTCGCCCAAAAATCCGAGATCTATCAGTGTGTCTGGAGCTAATCCGCTTTCCACTTTAGGAGAAGAAG
- the LOC131882990 gene encoding facilitated trehalose transporter Tret1-2 homolog, producing the protein MPVSRDPHLTVEYATPNLRQIESLSGKRTFQPERVIGCPEPTTTTSIYSDISSEAESDLSTSTNATRSSRESDSSHGSRDIKRRHKHVFHQQTPKEPLLQFRYLVIVCLYLGPVCSGFLVGLLQAFNLAYSPYYSLEQPFPNWSIHVIFFSGLGSSLLLGIGLCFGKVKLLALVAVLQFLSSLLILFSTTSWWMVHVAEVLCGVSIGIHVPLQQIVTAESLSAFRRASIGILSYILVHLGILLAHLLSSVIVVQALAIVNLVALILNFLSSGFAHPETPRFHFDRVERSKCVNALQWLRGKSSDIGFEYEELAHNLSILATPSFNRRERLNSLIKSRSVYQPLLTSVTILILSVACGYLPITFLFITNFHLSVPKLDEDLRNLLLISNVLAPCIPLFLIDRLGRKLLLLISTALMAVSMTFLALLAHMEPDITLFQVKYTAIVASAVFLLSFQVGLGPLAWILAMELIPGSLLPWAVPVVSSTWWILGLVFTLTMRPVFDTIGVPGFCTIFAVVSGLTYGFVLEWIPDYREVSLEEIERFFRKYDQRKLTLDISSATERNVA; encoded by the exons ATGCCCGTGTCAAGAGATCCACATTTGACGGTGGAATATGCCACCCCAAATTTGAGACAGATTGAGTCTCTTTCCGGCAAAAGGACGTTCCAACCAGAGAGGGTGATTGGATGCCCTGAGCCCACGACGACGACCTCGATTTATTCTGACATTTCCAGTGAAGCGGAATCCGACCTGTCCACCAGCACGAATGCCACAAGGAGTTCCAGGGAATCCGACTCGTCTCATGGTTCCCGAGACATCAAACGGAGACATAAGCACGTGTTCCACCAACAAACTCCTAAAGAGCCATTGCTACAGTTCAGA TATCTTGTCATTGTTTGTCTTTATTTGGGCCCTGTCTGCTCAGGGTTCCTAGTTGGTCTACTCCAAGCCTTTAACTTGGCCTATAGTCCGTATTACTCATTGGAGCAGCCTTTTCCCAATTGGAGTATCCATGTCATCTTCTTCAGTGGCCTGGGCTCTTCCCTGCTTTTAGGCATTGGCCTTTGTTTCGGCAAAGTCAAACTCTTGGCTTTGGTGGCGGTGCTCCAGTTTTTGTCATCCCTGCTCATACTGTTCAGCACCACGAGTTGGTGGATGGTCCACGTGGCGGAAGTACTATGCGGAGTATCTATCGGAATACACGTCCCATTGCAACAG ATTGTGACTGCAGAAAGTTTGTCGGCCTTTCGAAGAGCCTCCATTGGTATATTAAGCTACATTCTCGTTCACTTGGGCATCTTGTTAGCCCATCTTCTGTCAAGTGTGATCGTTGTTCAAGCCTTAGCCATTGTTAACTTGGTGGCTCTGATCCTGAATTTCCTCTCGAGTGGTTTCGCTCATCCAGAAACGCCAAG ATTCCATTTTGACCGAGTGGAGCGCTCGAAATGTGTGAATGCACTTCAATGGTTGCGCGGGAAAAGCAGTGATATCGGCTTCGAATACGAAGAACTGGCTCACAATCTCTCTATTCTCGCAACACCGAGTTTCAACCGGCGAGAGCGACTGAATTCACTGATAAAGAGCAG ATCGGTTTACCAACCCCTATTGACGTCCGTCACCATCCTGATCCTATCAGTGGCTTGTGGCTACTTACCCATAACGTTCCTTTTCATCACCAACTTTCACTTGAGTGTTCCCAAATTGGACGAAGACCTACGGAACCTACTCCTTATCAGCAATGTCCTCGCTCCATGCATTCCCTTGTTCCTCATCGATCGTTTGGGACGAAAACTTCTCCTCTTGATCTCGACCGCCTTGATGGCGGTGTCCATGACTtttttggctctcttggcccACATGGAACCGGACATCACCTTGTTCCAAGTCAAGTACACAGCCATTGTGGCGTCCGCCGTGTTCCTTCTGTCGTTCCAAGTGGGTCTGGGACCCTTAGCCTGGATTCTAGCCATGGAACTGATTCCGGGCTCACTTCTACCTTGGGCCGTGCCCGTTGTCTCGAGCACTTGGTGGATCTTGGGATTGGTCTTCACGTTGACCATGCGGCCAGTGTTTGACACCATTGGTGTACCTGGGTTTTGTACCATTTTCGCCGTGGTTTCAGGCCTCACGTACGGATTTGTTTTGGAATGGATCCCGGATTATCGAGAAGTGTCATTGGAGGAAATCGAGCGCTTTTTTCGGAAGTACGATCAGCGAAAACTCACTTTGGATATCTCGAGTGCCACGGAAAGGAATGTTGCCTGA
- the LOC131882985 gene encoding uncharacterized protein LOC131882985 isoform X1: protein MASRTLILVLAWTTSVLGAEWSYKGKHGPGHWGGVCNTGKSQSPIDFAEPEFVELEPFAFTHYEREPLAVTLSNNGHSAKIEYSLNEAREPIISGGGLPGIKFGFAQAHFHWGGGSERGSEHTIMGRSYPLELHLVHYNKKYESLMDALPHWDGLAVLGVMFRVSDQPNPDIEDILEAASIIKTPGTSKSVPKISPLDIYLPNNTVDFFRYNGSLTTPPCSESVTWTVFTEPLNISEQQLDQFRYLKDAEGFSMKDNFRPVQPINERRLLTTKVNYRGQDVAPKVLERARYDVYHEEPEEVDHFFLLIMSIIIFFMQCGFAFMEAGAVRSKNTVNILIKNWLDMCIGALVYWAVGFALTFGESRPGLARFMGTSYFFFFDMPAYKLSKWFFQFVFAATAATLVSGSLAERCNFYAYIVYSIMITGFIYPMIAHWTWHREGWLRIHGYHDFAGSGVVHLTGAVCALVGCILMGPRIGRFDKDGKPVPMPGHSVPLAALGGLILVFGFFACNGTKQGSISHPGDGVAIATSIVNTALGTSAAGLCTLIFCKTGIVPGTGHTYSFLLTMNGSLTGTVALCAGCNVYQSWAAVVVGASCGPLFLYSRYFLLSMTIDDPLDAIPVHGIGGLWGVIAVHIFKADGLIMTGSSEAAIGLGWNLIGLATIIVWTGVMCFVMFYILKKNQMLRVETEHEFKGMDLLKHGESAYPADAWVEAQYMKDGGVEEMFLVSLTSVPNGNDDAVEPVTKDNSRDGLPPNMKFSRAASYNNPHEMFPSASKLFSGMNSVAGNVTIQKNSPKNPRSISVSGANPLSTLGEEDETETGTAEEKASLK, encoded by the exons ATGGCTTCCCGGACCTTGATCCTTGTTTTGGCATGGACCACCTCCGTTTTAGGGGCCGAGTGGTCTTACAAAGGGAAACATGGGCCCGGTCACTGGGGAGGGGTTTGCAACACGGGCAAATCCCAATCCCCCATCGACTTTGCTGAGCCAGAGTTCGTGGAACTGGAACCGTTTGCGTTCACCCATTATGAACGAGAGCCTTTGGCTGTGACTCTCTCCAACAACGGGCATTCGGCCAAGATTGAGTATTCTTTAAATGAGGCTCGAGAACCCATCATCAGTGGGGGAGGTCTCCCGGGAATCAAGTTTGGATTTGCTCAAGCCCATTTCCATTGGGGTGGAGGATCAGAACGGGGTTCTGAGCACACTATCATGGGACGATCGTATCCATTGGAACTCCATTTGGTTCACTATAACAAAAA GTATGAAAGTTTAATGGATGCTTTGCCCCATTGGGACGGTTTGGCCGTCCTTGGCGTTATGTTTAGAGTGTCTGACCAGCCCAACCCTGACATTGAAGACATTCTAGAGGCGGCATCCATCATCAAGACCCCTGGCACCTCTAAAAGTGTGCCCAAGATCTCTCCTTTGGATATCTATTTGCCAAATAACACGGTCGATTTTTTCCGCTACAACGGCTCGTTGACCACTCCACCTTGCTCAGAATCGGTCACCTGGACCGTGTTCACAGAGCCTTTGAACATTTCGGAGCAACAATTGGATCAGTTCCGATACTTGAAGGACGCTGAAGGCTTCTCGATGAAGGACAACTTCAGGCCCGTACAGCCCATCAACGAGAGGCGCCTTCTCACGACCAAGGTGAACTATCGAGGACAAGATGTGGCCCCCAAGGTCCTGGAACGAGCCCGTTACGATGTGTACCATGAGGAACCCGAAGAAGTGGATCACTTCTTCCTGCTCATTATgagcatcatcatcttctttatGCAATGTGGATTCGCTTTCATGGAAGCGGGAGCTGTCCG ATCTAAAAATACGGTGAATATTCTTATTAAGAATTGGCTGGACATGTGTATCGGAGCTCTGGTCTATTGGGCCGTTGGTTTTGCCCTGACGTTCGGAGAATCTCGACCCGGATTGGCCAGATTCATGGGCACCTcctattttttcttcttcgatATGCCAG CGTACAAGTTGTCCAAGTGGTTCTTCCAATTCGTGTTTGCCGCCACTGCCGCCACTTTGGTCTCCGGATCATTGGCCGAACGATGCAACTTCTATGCCTACATCGTGTACAGCATTATGATCACCGGGTTCATCTATCCTATGATCGCCCATTGGACCTGGCATCGGGAAGGGTGGCTGCGGATTCATGGATATCATGATTTCGCCGGTAGTGGAGTAGTCCATTTGACGGGAG CCGTCTGCGCGTTAGTTGGATGCATTCTAATGGGACCGAGAATTGGTCGATTCGACAAGGATGGCAAACCCGTTCCAATGCCTGGCCATTCCGTTCCCCTGGCAGCTTTAGGTGGGCTCATTCTGGTGTTTGGATTTTTCGCTTGCAATGGCACAAAACAG GGAAGTATTTCTCATCCTGGGGATGGAGTGGCCATTGCCACATCGATCGTGAACACCGCCCTGGGAACTTCAGCAGCTGGCCTCTGCACTCTCATTTTCTGTAAAACTGGAATCGTACCCGGAACTGGACACACCTACAGCTTCCTCCTCACCATGAACGGATCACTCACAG GAACCGTGGCCTTGTGTGCCGGTTGCAACGTCTACCAGTCCTGGGCTGCAGTGGTGGTGGGCGCCAGTTGTGGTCCGCTCTTTCTGTATTCCCGGTATTTCCTTCTCAGCATGACCATAGACGATCCTCTGGACGCCATCCCTGTCCACGGCATTGGCGGTCTTTGGGGGGTCATTGCCGTCCACATCTTTAAGGCTGACGGCCTCATCATGACCGGATCCAGTGAGGCAGCCATTGGATTGGGATGGAACCTTATAGGTCTGGCCACCATCATCGTTTGGACCGGTGTGATGTGCTTTGTGATGTTCTacatcttgaagaagaacCAAATGCTCCGGGTTGAAACCGAGCACGAGTTCAAGG GTATGGACTTACTAAAACACGGAGAATCAGCTTATCCTGCTGATGCTTGGGTAGAAGCCCAATATATGAAGGATGGAGGAGTCGAG GAAATGTTTCTAGTGAGTCTT ACCTCAGTGCCCAATGGGAACGACGATGCCGTCGAGCCAGTAACCAAGGACAACAGTCGCGATGGTTTGCCACCCAATATGAAATTTTCGCGTGCTGCCTCGTACAACAACCCCCATGAGATGTTCCCTTCGGCATCAAAGCTGTTTTCGGGCATGAACAGTGTTGCCGGAAACGTCACCATTCAGAAGAATTCGCCCAAAAATCCGAGATCTATCAGTGTGTCTGGAGCTAATCCGCTTTCCACTTTAGGAGAAGAAG ACGAAACTGAGACAG
- the LOC131882985 gene encoding uncharacterized protein LOC131882985 isoform X3, which produces MASRTLILVLAWTTSVLGAEWSYKGKHGPGHWGGVCNTGKSQSPIDFAEPEFVELEPFAFTHYEREPLAVTLSNNGHSAKIEYSLNEAREPIISGGGLPGIKFGFAQAHFHWGGGSERGSEHTIMGRSYPLELHLVHYNKKYESLMDALPHWDGLAVLGVMFRVSDQPNPDIEDILEAASIIKTPGTSKSVPKISPLDIYLPNNTVDFFRYNGSLTTPPCSESVTWTVFTEPLNISEQQLDQFRYLKDAEGFSMKDNFRPVQPINERRLLTTKVNYRGQDVAPKVLERARYDVYHEEPEEVDHFFLLIMSIIIFFMQCGFAFMEAGAVRSKNTVNILIKNWLDMCIGALVYWAVGFALTFGESRPGLARFMGTSYFFFFDMPAYKLSKWFFQFVFAATAATLVSGSLAERCNFYAYIVYSIMITGFIYPMIAHWTWHREGWLRIHGYHDFAGSGVVHLTGAVCALVGCILMGPRIGRFDKDGKPVPMPGHSVPLAALGGLILVFGFFACNGTKQGSISHPGDGVAIATSIVNTALGTSAAGLCTLIFCKTGIVPGTGHTYSFLLTMNGSLTGTVALCAGCNVYQSWAAVVVGASCGPLFLYSRYFLLSMTIDDPLDAIPVHGIGGLWGVIAVHIFKADGLIMTGSSEAAIGLGWNLIGLATIIVWTGVMCFVMFYILKKNQMLRVETEHEFKGMDLLKHGESAYPADAWVEAQYMKDGGVETSVPNGNDDAVEPVTKDNSRDGLPPNMKFSRAASYNNPHEMFPSASKLFSGMNSVAGNVTIQKNSPKNPRSISVSGANPLSTLGEEDETETGTAEEKASLK; this is translated from the exons ATGGCTTCCCGGACCTTGATCCTTGTTTTGGCATGGACCACCTCCGTTTTAGGGGCCGAGTGGTCTTACAAAGGGAAACATGGGCCCGGTCACTGGGGAGGGGTTTGCAACACGGGCAAATCCCAATCCCCCATCGACTTTGCTGAGCCAGAGTTCGTGGAACTGGAACCGTTTGCGTTCACCCATTATGAACGAGAGCCTTTGGCTGTGACTCTCTCCAACAACGGGCATTCGGCCAAGATTGAGTATTCTTTAAATGAGGCTCGAGAACCCATCATCAGTGGGGGAGGTCTCCCGGGAATCAAGTTTGGATTTGCTCAAGCCCATTTCCATTGGGGTGGAGGATCAGAACGGGGTTCTGAGCACACTATCATGGGACGATCGTATCCATTGGAACTCCATTTGGTTCACTATAACAAAAA GTATGAAAGTTTAATGGATGCTTTGCCCCATTGGGACGGTTTGGCCGTCCTTGGCGTTATGTTTAGAGTGTCTGACCAGCCCAACCCTGACATTGAAGACATTCTAGAGGCGGCATCCATCATCAAGACCCCTGGCACCTCTAAAAGTGTGCCCAAGATCTCTCCTTTGGATATCTATTTGCCAAATAACACGGTCGATTTTTTCCGCTACAACGGCTCGTTGACCACTCCACCTTGCTCAGAATCGGTCACCTGGACCGTGTTCACAGAGCCTTTGAACATTTCGGAGCAACAATTGGATCAGTTCCGATACTTGAAGGACGCTGAAGGCTTCTCGATGAAGGACAACTTCAGGCCCGTACAGCCCATCAACGAGAGGCGCCTTCTCACGACCAAGGTGAACTATCGAGGACAAGATGTGGCCCCCAAGGTCCTGGAACGAGCCCGTTACGATGTGTACCATGAGGAACCCGAAGAAGTGGATCACTTCTTCCTGCTCATTATgagcatcatcatcttctttatGCAATGTGGATTCGCTTTCATGGAAGCGGGAGCTGTCCG ATCTAAAAATACGGTGAATATTCTTATTAAGAATTGGCTGGACATGTGTATCGGAGCTCTGGTCTATTGGGCCGTTGGTTTTGCCCTGACGTTCGGAGAATCTCGACCCGGATTGGCCAGATTCATGGGCACCTcctattttttcttcttcgatATGCCAG CGTACAAGTTGTCCAAGTGGTTCTTCCAATTCGTGTTTGCCGCCACTGCCGCCACTTTGGTCTCCGGATCATTGGCCGAACGATGCAACTTCTATGCCTACATCGTGTACAGCATTATGATCACCGGGTTCATCTATCCTATGATCGCCCATTGGACCTGGCATCGGGAAGGGTGGCTGCGGATTCATGGATATCATGATTTCGCCGGTAGTGGAGTAGTCCATTTGACGGGAG CCGTCTGCGCGTTAGTTGGATGCATTCTAATGGGACCGAGAATTGGTCGATTCGACAAGGATGGCAAACCCGTTCCAATGCCTGGCCATTCCGTTCCCCTGGCAGCTTTAGGTGGGCTCATTCTGGTGTTTGGATTTTTCGCTTGCAATGGCACAAAACAG GGAAGTATTTCTCATCCTGGGGATGGAGTGGCCATTGCCACATCGATCGTGAACACCGCCCTGGGAACTTCAGCAGCTGGCCTCTGCACTCTCATTTTCTGTAAAACTGGAATCGTACCCGGAACTGGACACACCTACAGCTTCCTCCTCACCATGAACGGATCACTCACAG GAACCGTGGCCTTGTGTGCCGGTTGCAACGTCTACCAGTCCTGGGCTGCAGTGGTGGTGGGCGCCAGTTGTGGTCCGCTCTTTCTGTATTCCCGGTATTTCCTTCTCAGCATGACCATAGACGATCCTCTGGACGCCATCCCTGTCCACGGCATTGGCGGTCTTTGGGGGGTCATTGCCGTCCACATCTTTAAGGCTGACGGCCTCATCATGACCGGATCCAGTGAGGCAGCCATTGGATTGGGATGGAACCTTATAGGTCTGGCCACCATCATCGTTTGGACCGGTGTGATGTGCTTTGTGATGTTCTacatcttgaagaagaacCAAATGCTCCGGGTTGAAACCGAGCACGAGTTCAAGG GTATGGACTTACTAAAACACGGAGAATCAGCTTATCCTGCTGATGCTTGGGTAGAAGCCCAATATATGAAGGATGGAGGAGTCGAG ACCTCAGTGCCCAATGGGAACGACGATGCCGTCGAGCCAGTAACCAAGGACAACAGTCGCGATGGTTTGCCACCCAATATGAAATTTTCGCGTGCTGCCTCGTACAACAACCCCCATGAGATGTTCCCTTCGGCATCAAAGCTGTTTTCGGGCATGAACAGTGTTGCCGGAAACGTCACCATTCAGAAGAATTCGCCCAAAAATCCGAGATCTATCAGTGTGTCTGGAGCTAATCCGCTTTCCACTTTAGGAGAAGAAG ACGAAACTGAGACAG
- the LOC131882996 gene encoding programmed cell death protein 2-like, whose translation MAAALATNPILLGYPDELIGPESAQHLDFTTSKIGGKPNWPPNASTQLDLKCHCCGHTTVLVTQIYAPLDGSVFHRTLYMFACLSPGCWNRSESWKCIRLQMVDPSYNVTKAEVLPPVKNTQSSLFSECDDWDDDIEEENGNVLPPKAKFLEQFDSLTLSDDSHHRSHSSPSSSDDTSEIGPEPVDPNANANACIQGAAAMTPVDDAKIGSMGSAEIEADQDGTDMIAIDTPELGDVNIPRLFQTATTNDNMRQRNANTEFIPYYLAVEEEAPGQGLDSPTLTEHERQLLLEYKAKEAASGLKEVSQRTRSTGNGDRDGYEKVLPRHGDAYFHKFISVIQQCPGQILRYSRDPKTEPLLLREHPRPLGLLKCSHCGDRMICEVQILPTLLPVLHLRSSVAVYEPDATTTISSASSEALEFGTVLIYTCRASCWETSDDKSYRLEHVIVQEEVI comes from the exons ATGGCGGCAGCTCTGGCCACCAATCCGATCCTTTTGGGTTATCCAGATGAACTGATTGGTCCCGAAAGTGCACAACATTTAGACTTTACGACTAGCAAAATTGGCGGAAAGCCG aatTGGCCACCGAATGCGAGCACtcaattggatttgaaatgcCATTGTTGCGGTCACACAACGGTTCTTGTCACTCAGATTTATGCTCCTCTGGACGGTTCTGTCTTTCATAGAACTTTATATATGTTTGCCTGCCTCTCCCCGGGTTGTTGGAACAGATCTGAGAG CTGGAAATGCATTCGGTTACAAATGGTGGATCCAAGCTATAACGTCACCAAAGCCGAGGTTTTGCCCCCCGTAAAAAACACCCAATCTAGCTTATTCTCAGAATGTGACGACTGGGATGACGATATTGAAGAAGAGAATGGGAACGTGCTTCCTCCGAAAGCAAAATTTCTCGAGCAATTCGATTCCCTTACTTTGTCAGATGATTCTCACCATCGGTCGCACTCTTCGCCGAGTAGTAGTGATGATACCAGTGAGATTGGCCCGGAACCCGTGGATCCAAATGCTAATGCCAATGCATGTATCCAAGGAGCAGCGGCCATGACTCCCGTGGATGATGCGAAAATTGGGTCCATGGGATCGGCTGAGATTGAGGCAGACCAGGACGGTACGGACATGATCGCCATTGACACTCCGGAACTAGGGGATGTGAATATCCCCAGACTATTCCAAACGGCTACAACCAACGACAACATGCGGCAAAGAAATGCGAATACCGAATTTATCCCATATTACTTAGCCGTGGAAGAAGAAGCTCCAGGTCAAGGATTGGACTCTCCAACTCTCACAGAGCACGAGCGCCAGCTTTTATTGGAGTATAAGGCCAAAGAAGCTGCCAGTGGGTTGAAAGAAGTGTCTCAAAGGACTAGAAGCACCGGAAATGGGGATAGGGATGGATACGAAAAGGTCCTACCTCGGCATGGAGATGCTTACTTTCACAAGTTTATTAGCGTCATCCAGCAATGTCCTGGGCAAATTTTGAG GTATTCACGCGATCCAAAAACCGAACCTCTACTCCTTCGCGAGCACCCCCGGCCATTGGGTCTTTTGAAATGCTCCCATTGTGGTGACAGAATGATCTGCGAAGTCCAGATTCTCCCAACTTTGCTTCCTGTGCTTCATCTCCGCTCGTCTGTGGCGGTGTACGAACCGGATGCCACCACAACCATCTCTTCTGCGTCCTCCGAGGCTTTGGAGTTTGGAACCGTTTTGATCTACACATGCCGCGCCAGCTGTTGGGAGACCAGCGATGATAAAAGCTATCGATTGGAGCACGTTATTGTCCAGGAAGAAGTTATTTAG